The DNA segment aaaaatgtgactgtttgaaattttttaccatTAGTCTGCTATCCCAGGACCGTAAAGCATCCCTTCTTTGCTCAAGTATTGTTCCTCATTTTCTTTCCGCGACGATTTTGTGCTGGTGCGTGCCTTCTTTGCTGCATCTGTCAAAGCCCGCTCGGAGTGCTCGATCCTTGTCGCATTGGCTTCAAGGCAAAAATTGTATGCTTGGTAGCCGATATCCATCTCCAAAACTTGCATAATTCGTAAAATGTTAGTCAAACCGTCATTGAAGGTGCACACAGCAATATCAGTTGCTGCACATAATACTTTTTTGCCGCTTGAGTAAGATTTTGGCGCCAAGTTCCATACAGCAGCATTGAAACTTTCGTTGCTATTTTGAGTGTAGCCTCCCAAGCAACGATTTAGCAAATCATCACGGCTCAGCTCCTCGTAAATAGGTTTGATAGCTTCAAAAATTTCCTTCGGTAGTGGCGGCTTATGATGGTAAGTAGCCAAGGAATTTGCTGCTTGTGCCTTTTTCCAGTCGCACCAAGACTCCGAGCACTTCTCGTGTTGCGGATTTTCATCGGTtgacattttatgaaataaggttgcccaaatatcatttttcatatttttcacggAGTTTGGATTCCGCCGTATCGCTAAACCATAATATATTGTAAGCTCGTCAATTAATTTAGCAGTTAATTTACCTTTTCCTCCGAggccttttacatttttttttaaatttcgcaaaCGAGTGCCCATTCTCTTTTGCACGTGATCAATgcactctttctttttcacttcaaaatttTCGTATGGATGTTTCTCCAGTATACCCTTGAAGGTTTTGCTATCACCGTCGCCGACATAGTTTGCATATTTCATGCCATGTAAAGTTTCGGAACGTTGAAACATTTCGACGACGGCGTCTACCTCCATCTTACCAGACGAACCTTCATGATTTGCTTGACATTCATCAACGTGTGTTTTGAGCCATTCTTCATACTCAACTGTTTCTAATTTACTCTTCCAATGCTCGCAAGATTTGCAATATTTGGACTTCACCTCAACGTCGACGATTTTGCCAGTGAACCATCCAATCAATGACGTGATTCCGAAAAGCGACGAATATCCACGTTTCCTCCACGAACCATCACCAGAAACTGTTATCCCTGCCAATTGCCCATTTTCTTCGctcatctttttttcttcttctgctGCTTTCTTCATACTAATGTCTCGTACGGTGGCCGTAGCAATCGAAATCATATCCACTATTTTGTCgtaaaaagattgaaatatCGGTCGTGGCATTTCCATAAATGCACAAAACTTGATGATTCCATTTAGTCCCACTCCTAATAGTCGCATTACTAGTACTATTCGACGATTAATTTCGTATCCATTTcgtataaatttactatttggAATTTCAACTCTTGGGCATTTAGGGCAAGAAATAACTATTTTGAAGCCTAAGCCTCGAGCACTCGTCTCATGAAAGATTATGTTTGAATCACACGTTTTACACTTCACGTGTTGTGAAATAACAGAAAATacggcaaaaaaattaataatcctgTAGCCAAATTCGCTTTTTACGTCAATAT comes from the Solenopsis invicta isolate M01_SB chromosome 14, UNIL_Sinv_3.0, whole genome shotgun sequence genome and includes:
- the LOC120356870 gene encoding uncharacterized protein LOC120356870, with translation MYKEHFTYREHIILLLEKLAFVCSGNSKPFIRGLSCIISVTMSDKKVYKGKKGTKTSYPTRRRSSASKRPMNRFEAEGDSAGVSASARKLQMNNDDIDVKSEFGYRIINFFAVFSVISQHVKCKTCDSNIIFHETSARGLGFKIVISCPKCPRVEIPNSKFIRNGYEINRRIVLVMRLLGVGLNGIIKFCAFMEMPRPIFQSFYDKIVDMISIATATVRDISMKKAAEEEKKMSEENGQLAGITVSGDGSWRKRGYSSLFGITSLIGWFTGKIVDVEVKSKYCKSCEHWKSKLETVEYEEWLKTHVDECQANHEGSSGKMEVDAVVEMFQRSETLHGMKYANYVGDGDSKTFKGILEKHPYENFEVKKKECIDHVQKRMGTRLRNLKKNVKGLGGKGKLTAKLIDELTIYYGLAIRRNPNSVKNMKNDIWATLFHKMSTDENPQHEKCSESWCDWKKAQAANSLATYHHKPPLPKEIFEAIKPIYEELSRDDLLNRCLGGYTQNSNESFNAAVWNLAPKSYSSGKKVLCAATDIAVCTFNDGLTNILRIMQVLEMDIGYQAYNFCLEANATRIEHSERALTDAAKKARTSTKSSRKENEEQYLSKEGMLYGPGIAD